The sequence ccaacaaCTTCCACTGGCCGCCAGTTGCTCACATAGCTTGCGATCCCCCCCCAAGGCCTTCAATTCTTCCCCCTATCCTGAGACCTTCAGTCCCACCCCCAGCCACTGATCACCTACATATGGGCCACTTGGAAATGAGCAGCAGCCTGAACTCCCGGCACTTATCTGGGTGGCGCTCTCCCGCAGAGGTGAATGAGATCCGAAGTTCCAGCATGTTGTATTATTGTATTTAGAAAGAAGGTTTTAAAGAAAGAAGCTACATTGATCTGAATTACTGTGACCTTCTAAATTAAAAACAATGCTGAAATGGGAGGCAGTTATCATTGACAGCTAATTTATAAGACTGATGTCCCATGATGAATATACAACAAACTGTAACGATCTTCACTGATAGTTTTTCTCCCACAAACCTTTTAATTTTAATGTGAGGTGGAATTGATCAACGTTTCTAAGGTCATGACTCAGATAACAATTGACTATAAAAATGGAATAGTTATTTGAAAATAATCCATGTTTATTGGCTTCAGCTGCATCACAGAAAACCTTGACAACAGAAAGATGCGAGTATTAGGAGAAATGTTTTGATTTGCCAAATAATCTCATGTAATAGTTGATCTTGCGTAAAGTCGACCCCCAACTTTCCAAGGGCATTCCACTTGATTCAGCTCACTGCCCTCCTCTGTGTTCAGAGTAACACATCAGAGACCAGGGGGCAGGAGATGAGGGTAGTCGGTGCGGTTGAATCCCACCCTGGTTGGCCATTCCATTCCAGCCCACCCCACATAATACTCTGCGGCCGGGTTAAAATGGGATAGTTTAGGACTTCTACCCCTGACTGTGGAGGAAGTCTGGCCCTTGGGACTTGCAGCCAGATTAGCTGGCAACTTCATCAGTCCCAATACCATATTAGCGGACACTTCTGGGACTGCAACCAGGAACAATAATAGATCCTGACGCCAGGTAAGTCCAGAGTCTTGAGCATGAAAGGTTTGGGCAGcttagggaggagggggggagtatACGGGTGTGTTTAATGGAGCAGGTGGGTAGGAAGAAAAAGGGGGTATTGTCTTGGGGGGATTTGCCCCCAGAACCACAAAGAGCACCCCCTAAAGAGAGTTCCCCTTTTCTTCCTGCCctcagagaatcataggatccctacagtgcagaaagaggcctttcggcccattgaatctgcactgaccacaataccacccaggccctagtcccataaccccacgtatttaccctgctaatcccctgacactagggccaatttagcatggccaatcaacctaatctgcacatctttagactgtgggaggaaaccggagcacccggaggagacccacgcggacatggggagaatgtgcagactccacactgacaatgacccgaggccggaattgaacctgggtccctggcattgtgaggcagcagtgctaaccactatgccaccatgccgcccctgtgccaccatgccaccccttgccctatgataaagttttttttaaattgggctGCCCACTGCCATGTTATGGTGCAGCAGCTTATTATCGAGCTCAATTGGcttgattatttatttaaatatggcacgTGTGCTGCCAATTCCAGCAGCCCCACTTAGCTCGGAGCTAAGTGAGAAAGTGGCATCCCTCCAATTTCAACTGCCTCCTGCAGGAAACATATCCAGCAGGGGCATATAAAATGCAGCCCCAGGATTTGAAGCAGGAGTTTTCTGATTGGTCGGTATTAGTGCAAGATCACAAAGTGCAATTTGCCCACTGAGATATCGGGAAATGTTAGTGCAAGTTTAATTCCACATAGAAATGATGGAGGTTAAGGTTAGAACAAGCTAGAGTATCAGTGtgcacagtgtgtgtgagccacAAGCTCTCACAAATGTTCACTGAGCTGTCATGAACAGTCCCATGGCCCAGTAGCAAAAGAAAAAGGATTATTTAAAAACTCACCTTTTTAGGCTGGCTTTATGCTCCAATCCAACCCGAAACTGGGAGACTAAAAACCCAGCATGGTTCCTCTGCTGCCTCTGTGAGCTATGGGTGTTGGTAGCTGAAAGTCAGCCCCTGGAAAACATTAGTCATGCAAAAGTCAATCCCTTAACCTTTTGACTAAAAATAGTTTCATAAGTTCAACTTTTACATGAGTATATATGGTAATTGGACTCCACTCAAACTgttattttatgaggaaaaacatcatgggtgggaatttacagcctcgctcgagcgagactggaaattcccaccccaggtcaacggacatttccgttgtttgCCCCTTGCCCGCACTGATTCAGTGGCGGGTGAGGTGTTGGTATTCCGGCGCATGTCATTAAGTATTCCTTATCAGGATGGCCTTCATGTTTTATACATTTGCAGCCTTTCCTAGGTTGTACAGTTGGGTGAACTAATGCTCTAAAGTCCTGTATGACAATTATATTTTTATTCTGTTGTCTTATGTATTTTATTATATATTTTTGTCAGCCACGGCTCAGTTGGTTGTGCACTCATCTTCGAACCAcagaacttgagcacaaaaatcaaaggtgacgctccagtgcagcactcaggGAGCACTGCATTGTCAGACGTGCTGTCTTTTGCATGAAACATTTAAATCAgggccccatctgcctgctcagctgggtgtaaaagatcctgtggcactatttTTAAGAAGAGcctgggagttatccccagtgtcccgggcaacatttatccctcaatcaacatcatcagattagctggtcattatcacatttctgtctgtgggagtttACTGAATGCAAATTGGTTGCTATATTTCCTACACCTTGACTACACTTCACAatatacttaattggctgtaaagagctttgaGACATCCCAGTGCTCATGAAATTTATACATCAACTTTTTTTTCAAATCAAAAGATTAATGTTTTTTGGGGTTCTTTTATCTTCCTCTGGATTAACTCCAGCATTATGATTGAGATGGTGGCTGTTGTTAAGTGATGCATCACTGAAGAGTGTTATAGTTTTCTTTCATTTACTTAAAACAACATTCTAAACGATATATAAGATAATGGTTTTTTATACTTGTTCTTGGGTTTAACCAAGGCCAAAGAAGTGACATTTATTTGCATAAATTAGTTGACTATGTGATGTGGGACTGGAATCAAGTAGTCCAAAGCAGTCACGTTGCCCACCCtgaagcacattaatgaaccagttgggctttaaaaaaaattaccatGCTTTCTGGTGTTAGTTCACAAATTATTGCATTTGTTGAATTCCATTTCAAACATTACGGGATTTGAACTCTAGATTTCTATGTTACTAGTCCTCTACCGTAAACACTAGGTTACTCTGCCCAAGAGTGaaagtaaaaaaaattaaatagtttttcttttaattttcagGAAATTAAGGAAGTTCAGTGGAGGTATTCCATTGGGGAAGGATGTTGGTGCATTACGCAGTGACAAGGATGCTACTTATCAGAAAACCCTAATGCTGCTACAAGCTGTAGCAGGCGAACGCAAAGAAATGAATAGCCAAGGTTTAGAGGACGGAGCCAATGAATCAGCTGGTTCTGAGCATGAACAAGACATGCCTGTTCCACCAACCGTCACTTATTCAACTTACCGAGGAGCGAAGAGAATCAGAAGGAGGAGATCGCAGAGAAAACCATTCCAACCACTAAGTCCCATAATTTCGGAAGTAGATGAAAAGAGTGTGATTTCATCGGTTGATCAACCGCTCGTAAATCAAACAAAAGAAGAAACTAACCCTTGTGTCCTTTTGCAAGACCCAACAATGACTGAGGTCCAAACACCATCAGAAGATAAAGTGTCCCTAATTGATCATGGCAAGGCAAATGCTGAATTGCAGCCCAGAATTGACACAGCAAAGTTTCCATCAAACAAACCTGCGCTGGCCCAAgatgccaaaacagaaaatgaacaaTTGATGCAGCATAGTTTTTTCAGTGGAGTCAGCAGGGAGATAGAATTAACTGGACCACACCACCAAAAGGTAACAAAGGTAGGAAGGGAATGCAGCCCAGTGACAACAAGCACCATAGATAGCACCAAGGAGCAAGTATTACAGTCTGATATATCAGTATCAAATACAACTAGTATACAAAAGATAACTGCTGTCAATCCAGATGACATATCTGTCCCAGATAGAACAATGACACCTGAAGActtacattcaaaaggaaatggtGTACCGGAGAGGGACACACAATGTTTCATTCAGAAAGATAAGCTACTCGCTGATCACAATGATCAGAGCCACAAGAACGAAGACTATGCTGACATAACAACAAGCCAAATGACTACCCAAACTGACAGCTCATCCAAAACAACTATTCTGATGGACCACCAGCAAAAGCTCCATGTTCCCTCTGCCTCAAAGACAATCCATATAAAAGGAAATGAAACAGATGTACCAAAGGCACCCTGCTCCACAGTAGATACAGTGGAAGCAGCAACAGCTCAAAATTTGAAACCTGCCAGTTCAAATAATTTTACTCCCTCAACAGAGGCTGGCCAACAAGCTGATAATACAGACAGGAAAAGACAAAGTATCTTTGCTAATTCAGAAGATGGGGCTCTAGCAGTTCCTGTGGTTATTGCTTCAAAGCAAGATGATGTGGCAAAAGAGACTGAGGAAGCAGAACCTGGGAGCAAGAATGAAAAGCAAGGGCTGACGCTGGAAATTTTGGACAATGCTAATGCTCCAACAAAAGATGTCTCTTTTACAATGAACGCAATCCACCTGAATGCCAAGTTAGATGCACCAAAAGTAATACTTAATGATAACTATGATGCACAATCGGAAATTGCCAGCAGGACTCAAACAAATGGACGCACAACAGTATCAGGTACTTTCGCAATGTTCAGTAATGAAGCGGGTATTCCTGATGCCTCTACCAATGGCATGCCAAAAGAGTATAAAGACAAAGACAATGTAACAGGGCTATCCACTGAGAGTCTCACAGCTGGATATGCAATTGAGGAACCATTAGAGGAGTACAGTCAAACAACACAATGGAAATCCGAATCTGACATAATATATGGAAATGAGAAGTCGTTTTCTGAAGTATTGAAGAAGCAAATGAGTAAGGACCCATCCACGGTGACAACTGTTGAACCAGGATCTGAAGATACAGCCGCAAGTGCTAATGTTACCAATACATCAACAGTTGAAATTGATAATGATAAGTATCTCAAAATATCAAATGCTACTGTCTCTAAAATTGCTGCAGACACAGCCCCAAGTGCACCGCAGTCATATGAGTTTAGCAATTCTGAATCTACTATAACTACTGAATCCCGAGAGATTGCAGATGCCAGCTATCTTGAGACTGAGGGATCATTGTACACCCAAAAACCAGATCAATTATTTAAAATTTCTTCTGAAATGGAACATGACCATACATCAGAATCATTACCAGGTACTCCTTCCTTTTCACTTGAACACCAGGTTTCTAGTGTAGTCAAGCCTTCCTTGGCTAATGAAAGTATATTCTACAGGTACTATCAAGAATCAACATGTTTATCATTGGATTCAGACAAAAATGCACATTCAATTGCAGATAGTGAAATTGTAACTGTGCCAGCCGTTAAACAAAATCAGTTGCTTGAAGAAATGCAGGATAACAAAACAGCATCTAACTTTGCAGCAATGCTGGAAGATGCCAATGAATCATCCATGGGAACAAGCAAGTGTAGCCCATTGGAAACCAGTTTGTGGTACAGATGTTTTCAACAAAGTACTGGCATGTTGAATATGTGGGAAAGTAGGCAGCCTAATATAATGAGTGAATCAAATTTGGGAAGTACACAGGCCGATGAAACTGCAGAGTTAACAAAACCAATTGCTCCTGTCGTAGACTGTTCCAGGGAAGCAATTCCAAGTACCTTGCAGGGAGATTCACTGAATAACTCCAGAATGACCCATTCTAATGAACAAACTGAAGAaatggcaaagaaaatcagaagctATGACAACCAGGATGCAAATGCATCAAATTCAGGTAAACCGGAAGATGAAGAGACTGCCTTAAAAATCAAAGAAAAGAAGGAAGAATTAATCACCTTACAACCAAGAGCACAATTAATCACAGAGACATGTACAGTTGATGCATCAGAGGCACATCCAGTAGAAAGAGCAATAGCTACAGATAGTCTTAACATTTTGGAAGGAAAAACAAAAGGAGTAGAAGAGGAAATAATATCTTCAGCGATGCAGGTAACACCACATATCCAACTGAGTACCACACTTATTGAAGATGATGTTACTAGCACACAAACAGAGTTAGATGCGATAGAAACTGCCAGGCTCATTGATATAAAAGATGATGACTTAAATAAGATTAGAAATAATGTTACAATTATGTACACAATTAAAGAAGAACCTGAGGAATTAGTGACGACAGCAGAAGTTAATGATGAGCGACTTAAGGGGATGGTACATGCAGAAATACCAGGGGAATCTGAAAATAAGTCCAGACATGTTTTTGGAGGAGTGAGTCAAGACAAACCTCTGATGACAAACAAAAACATTTCTGAGTGTGTTCCTCCAATCCCCAGAGCTGATAAGAAAGACGAGTCAATAATGATGGAGCTACATGAGAAAAGCATCAGTGCAGCACCTTTATTGCCAATAGACACTGACATTACACTGCTACATGCTGTTAAAGATGGAAGAAACCAGGAGGCAGGGTCAGGCTTCTTAAATCTCACCTCAACAAGTCTGGCATCTGGCAGCACAGAATCTGCATCTCAAACAATTGAAGTCAAAGTGAATGATGTTGAAATAGAAGCTCAGGATCCTGCAAAAGAAACAGAACAGAGAACTGAGCTGAGCAATCCTGTAATTGCTACAGAAGATTCATTGTCAAAACCACCTTCAGAAATAATGAAAACAGGCAATAACTCTGATCACACGGTCCAGGAATTTCCCACCATAGTATCAGAGCAGTGTAATATTCTTGATCCAACACAGAGTACTGCTGAACTAAAAACTGATTCTGTAAAATCAAGCCAATCTAATGACACCCAGGATGATGCTATGTCTGATTTTGGTAAAAGTCCACCAAACTCCGAAGCAAATAATTTTCAGTCAGGTTTTGTCCAGTCAAAAATAAGTCAGCCGTGTTTGCCAACTGACCAAGAAGACTCCGCTAATCTAACCACAAAAGCTGGAGAAGATGGAACGTGCCTGTTTTCTGAAACAACAAAGAGCTCCAACATCTTATTATCAGATTCAGTTAAACCAGTGAATGAAGTAGCAAAAAGAATGATTCAAAAAATTATGCTTTCCACCCAGGAGGCCAATACAAACACTCAGGTACCTGATGCAGCACAAGTGTCGTTATCAGACACAGGAGCAGCTACAGAAAGCAACATGACCTTCCCATCAGCACCAACATCTGCTGTCGGACTGGTGGCTTTCACAGAACCAGTAAGACCACAGACCCAAACGAGTAACATTGTAAACAAAGAGGATGTTACTGCTCCAGAAacaatttcaaaaataaaaaaaacagccaGGTTAACAGAGAGACTGGGAGCCGTTGACTTAAATGAGAGCACACATAATTTACCAATAGACAAAACCATTGATAAAGCTGAGGAATTAGTGAAGACAGAAATTAATGGTGAGAGAGTGGTACACtcagagaaactagagaagtctGAAATTAATTCCAGACATGTTTCTGGAGGAGAGAGTCAAGACAAACCTCTGGTAGCAAACCAAAATACTTCTGAACGTGTTCCTCCAATCCCCAGAGCTGATAAGAAAGACGAGTCAATAACGATGGAGCTACATGAGAAAAGCATCAGTGCAGCACCTTTATTGCCAATAGACACTGAAATTACACTGCTACATGCTGTTAAAGATGGAAGAAACCAGGAGGCAGGGTCAGGCTTCTTAAATCTCACCTCAACAAGTCTGGCATCTGGCAGCACAGAATCTGCATCTCAAACAATTGAAGTCAAAGTGAATGATGTTGAAATAGAAGCTCAGGATCCTGCAAAAGAAACAGAACAGAGAACTGAGCTGAGCAATCCTGTAATTGCTACAGAAGATTCATTGTCAAAACCACCTTCAGAAATAATGAAAACAGGCAATAACTCTGATCACACGGTCCAGGAATTTCCCACCATAGTATCAGAGCAGTGTAATATTCTTGATCCAACACAGAGTACTGCTGAACTAAAAACTGATTCTGTAAAATCAAGCCAATCTAATGACACCCAGGATGATGCTACGTCTGATTTTGGTAAAAGTCCACCAAACTCCGAAGCAAATAATTTTCAGTCAGGTTTTGTCCAGTCAAAAATAAGTCAGCCGTGTTTGCCAACTGACCAAGAAGACTCCGCTAATCTAACCACAAAAGCTGGAAAAGATGGAACGTGCCTGTTTTCTGAAacatcaaagaactccaacatCTTATTATCAGATTCAGTTAAACCAGTGAATGAAGTAGCAAAAAGAATGATTCAAAAAATTATGCTTTCCACCCAGGAGGCCAATACAAACACTCAGGTACCTGATGCAGCACAAGTGTCGTTATCAGACACAGGAGCAGCTACAGAAAGCAACATGACCTTCCCATCAGCACCAACATCTGCTGTCGGACTGGTGGCTTTCACAGAACCAGTAAGACCACAGACCCAAACGAGTAACATTGTAAACAAAGAGGATGTTACTGCTCCAGAAACAATTTCAGGAATAATAAAAACGGCCAGGTTAACAGAGAGACTGGGAGCCGTTGACTTAAATGAGAGCACACATAATTTACCAATAGACAAAACCATTGATAAAGCTGAGGAATTAGTGAAGACAGAAATTAATGGTGAGAGAGTGGTACACTCAGAGAAACTAGGGAAGTCTGAAATTAATTCTAGACATGTTTCTGGAGGAGAGAGTCAAGACAAACCTCTGGTAGCAAACCAAAATACTTCTGAGTGTGTTCCTCCAATCCCCAGAGCTGATAAGAAAGACGAGTCAATAACAATGGAACTACATGAGAAAAGCATCAGTGCAGCACCTTTATTGCCAATAGACACTGACATTACACTGCTACATGCTGTTAAAGATGGAAGAGACCAGGAGGCAGGGTCAGGCTTCTTAAATCTCACCTCAACAAGTCTGGCATCTGGTAGCACAGAATCTGCATTTCAAACAATTGAAGTCAAAGTGAATGATGTTGAAATAGAAGCTCAGGATCCTGCAAAAGAAACTGAACAGAGAACTGAGCTGAGCAATCCAGTAATTGCTGCAGAAGATTCATTGTCAAAACCACCTTCAGACATAATGAAAACAGGCAATAACTCTGATCACACGGTCCAGGAATTTCCCACCATAGTATCAGAGCAGTGTAATATTCTTGATCCAACACAGAGTACTGCTGAACTAAAAACTGATTCTGTAAAATCAAGCCAATCTAATGATATCCAAGGAAATTTAATTGCTGTTTATGGGGAAAGTGAGTTAGCTGAGCCAGGTGGTTTTACAAATGTAAGTATGAAAAATGTGGAGGAGGCTGAAACGGGGAGAATTGCTGAACCACGGGAAAGCTTTGACATCTTTGCACGTTTAGCTAACCTTCTAAAAGATCACGTAACAGAGAGCACAGGAATAACTGACCATATTGAGAAGGAAATGGAATCTCATCTTTTAGAACAGGAAGCATTGATTCTCGACACACCTTTGAGTCATAACATCAACAGGAGGAAAATTTATCCTTTTGCTTTACCACCAATATATGAAGAGCAGGAGTTTGAAAATGATGTACAGGAGGACATGTATAATGTTGCACATTCTCCAACTTCAGCAACAGAAAACATTTCCAACAAACTTGTTACATCGGTGCTCGAACCGACAGCAGCATCTTTACAGTTTAAGGAAATAGTAAATACAGTTCAAAAGATTGAGGAGGAAGAAGAACATCCAACTGGTCCTGCTCTTGCATTAGAAGCGAGCACAAGCCTCTCCAGCGACCAATTGAAAAATGCAACTATGATTTCTCTGGAGATAAATGAGGAACAAGACTTGTCTTCACAGTTACAAACAGAAACTTCCCTGGCTGATTCCAAAGTCTCCCCAGAACCTACGCCTTCTGCAGCAGAAAATAGTGCTTTCTACAGATATTTTCGGTCGTCTAAGGATTATTTATCAAAGGATAAGATAGCATTACCTGAAAGTGTGCCTAAAGCGTTAACTGATTTGCAACAGAAACCAGTTGAAGACTCAAACCTGTTAAAATGTTCATCAGATTCAAAGGTATGATATTTTATTTTCAACTTTACATTCAGGATAAGATTCACTCGAATTAATGTTTCTACTGCAATGTTTGACCTTCACATAACGTGTACTATCGGTAgcaaagagagaaagagcattAATTATTCCCTGGCCTTTGCCAACCCTACACTAAGAGGTGCTACTGAGAGCTAACTAAAGGtagcagaaggaggcatttttttcttcctgatgtgatgtttcctCTTTTCCTTAAAGGGAAACATCTGATCACCATTTTGGGTATTTTGCACAGCAACCCAATGCAATGATAGGTGGAAAGCCATGCaccatcaatttaaatgcactggGTTCACACATGCAGGACAATGCCACCAAAAAAAATAAGCATTTTGTAACATCACAGTTTGTTTCTGATATTTTACTGTTAACACTCTAACAATTTGAATATTTATTCCTTTGATATGTAGCCTGTTGATACTGGAATTTTCTTAGCTTCctttaacacccccccccccccccccgcccctccatccCCTCATCCCTACACcctcatccccacaccctcatccCCACACC is a genomic window of Mustelus asterias chromosome 17, sMusAst1.hap1.1, whole genome shotgun sequence containing:
- the LOC144506436 gene encoding uncharacterized protein LOC144506436, with amino-acid sequence MLLQAVAGERKEMNSQGLEDGANESAGSEHEQDMPVPPTVTYSTYRGAKRIRRRRSQRKPFQPLSPIISEVDEKSVISSVDQPLVNQTKEETNPCVLLQDPTMTEVQTPSEDKVSLIDHGKANAELQPRIDTAKFPSNKPALAQDAKTENEQLMQHSFFSGVSREIELTGPHHQKVTKVGRECSPVTTSTIDSTKEQVLQSDISVSNTTSIQKITAVNPDDISVPDRTMTPEDLHSKGNGVPERDTQCFIQKDKLLADHNDQSHKNEDYADITTSQMTTQTDSSSKTTILMDHQQKLHVPSASKTIHIKGNETDVPKAPCSTVDTVEAATAQNLKPASSNNFTPSTEAGQQADNTDRKRQSIFANSEDGALAVPVVIASKQDDVAKETEEAEPGSKNEKQGLTLEILDNANAPTKDVSFTMNAIHLNAKLDAPKVILNDNYDAQSEIASRTQTNGRTTVSGTFAMFSNEAGIPDASTNGMPKEYKDKDNVTGLSTESLTAGYAIEEPLEEYSQTTQWKSESDIIYGNEKSFSEVLKKQMSKDPSTVTTVEPGSEDTAASANVTNTSTVEIDNDKYLKISNATVSKIAADTAPSAPQSYEFSNSESTITTESREIADASYLETEGSLYTQKPDQLFKISSEMEHDHTSESLPGTPSFSLEHQVSSVVKPSLANESIFYRYYQESTCLSLDSDKNAHSIADSEIVTVPAVKQNQLLEEMQDNKTASNFAAMLEDANESSMGTSKCSPLETSLWYRCFQQSTGMLNMWESRQPNIMSESNLGSTQADETAELTKPIAPVVDCSREAIPSTLQGDSLNNSRMTHSNEQTEEMAKKIRSYDNQDANASNSGKPEDEETALKIKEKKEELITLQPRAQLITETCTVDASEAHPVERAIATDSLNILEGKTKGVEEEIISSAMQVTPHIQLSTTLIEDDVTSTQTELDAIETARLIDIKDDDLNKIRNNVTIMYTIKEEPEELVTTAEVNDERLKGMVHAEIPGESENKSRHVFGGVSQDKPLMTNKNISECVPPIPRADKKDESIMMELHEKSISAAPLLPIDTDITLLHAVKDGRNQEAGSGFLNLTSTSLASGSTESASQTIEVKVNDVEIEAQDPAKETEQRTELSNPVIATEDSLSKPPSEIMKTGNNSDHTVQEFPTIVSEQCNILDPTQSTAELKTDSVKSSQSNDTQDDAMSDFGKSPPNSEANNFQSGFVQSKISQPCLPTDQEDSANLTTKAGEDGTCLFSETTKSSNILLSDSVKPVNEVAKRMIQKIMLSTQEANTNTQVPDAAQVSLSDTGAATESNMTFPSAPTSAVGLVAFTEPVRPQTQTSNIVNKEDVTAPETISKIKKTARLTERLGAVDLNESTHNLPIDKTIDKAEELVKTEINGERVVHSEKLEKSEINSRHVSGGESQDKPLVANQNTSERVPPIPRADKKDESITMELHEKSISAAPLLPIDTEITLLHAVKDGRNQEAGSGFLNLTSTSLASGSTESASQTIEVKVNDVEIEAQDPAKETEQRTELSNPVIATEDSLSKPPSEIMKTGNNSDHTVQEFPTIVSEQCNILDPTQSTAELKTDSVKSSQSNDTQDDATSDFGKSPPNSEANNFQSGFVQSKISQPCLPTDQEDSANLTTKAGKDGTCLFSETSKNSNILLSDSVKPVNEVAKRMIQKIMLSTQEANTNTQVPDAAQVSLSDTGAATESNMTFPSAPTSAVGLVAFTEPVRPQTQTSNIVNKEDVTAPETISGIIKTARLTERLGAVDLNESTHNLPIDKTIDKAEELVKTEINGERVVHSEKLGKSEINSRHVSGGESQDKPLVANQNTSECVPPIPRADKKDESITMELHEKSISAAPLLPIDTDITLLHAVKDGRDQEAGSGFLNLTSTSLASGSTESAFQTIEVKVNDVEIEAQDPAKETEQRTELSNPVIAAEDSLSKPPSDIMKTGNNSDHTVQEFPTIVSEQCNILDPTQSTAELKTDSVKSSQSNDIQGNLIAVYGESELAEPGGFTNVSMKNVEEAETGRIAEPRESFDIFARLANLLKDHVTESTGITDHIEKEMESHLLEQEALILDTPLSHNINRRKIYPFALPPIYEEQEFENDVQEDMYNVAHSPTSATENISNKLVTSVLEPTAASLQFKEIVNTVQKIEEEEEHPTGPALALEASTSLSSDQLKNATMISLEINEEQDLSSQLQTETSLADSKVSPEPTPSAAENSAFYRYFRSSKDYLSKDKIALPESVPKALTDLQQKPVEDSNLLKCSSDSKYLVENKNLKINPRPGKMVIYDQLNFRGNKREIFTDVPDAANWTFSEGISFKIVRGCWILYEKPEFQGHTCVLEEGRGEFYGFWVDKNLRMESTPTKIVIGSIKRIVKNHCIPEIAIFQEPQQDNIKTYLHSEVTCLEECGMTRSGSSIVVNSGIWLAYYEENFSGRCIVLETGNSPVPLTSEVKSNNIKSLQPLEMGGLKVERPMAPQIVIFEKTFFNGRFKEICEDASDLKNLWEDGSRGVGSIRVIGGVWVCYEKECYRGHQYLLEEGEHEDWQAWGGFDSTVKSMRYIQADYMKPGITLFTEADLKKGNDIFVTHAIPNLENMGYGSVTRLIEVKSGVWVAYHEEHYSGEQYILEKGVYRNSTGWGGSDCTIMSIRPIQLEPAGRDEVQFQLQAYKGIDFQGESAEFITETPSLPSLQPNSFKVSHGCWVLYDERDYNGCQYVLEEGQYPNLDSLGCLSIKPIQSLKPIRNDFSMPSISLFSLYSFEGQELILTEGISCWKDKDYYQTPKSVKVNSGIWIAYEYANFRGKQLLLECSEITNWNKFSGWKTIGSAHPLKQPGVYFRIKNKGTGGFVTVVGDSKDPRESKLSVCPYNGKPTQIWFYCDGLIKSKANSACIDAIGGQEKAGAKVNLWTEHGRTHQKWNINRDGTISSLLDSNLRLDIKGGDFYDKDHIILNFPEKQETQFWDIDVLS